TTTAATGCCAAAAAACTTAAGAACCAACCAAAATACCGAAACAGCAGTACTTATCGGAGTTATTTCAGGAAAACAAAATGAACAGGAAGTTAAAGATTATCTCGACGAACTCTCATTTCTTACCGAAACAGCAGGCGGAATTCCGTTGAAAAGATTTGTTCAGAAACTTGAACATTTCGAACCGCGAACTTTTATAGGTTCGGGAAAACTCAACGAAATAAAAAAATTTGTAAACGACAATAGTGTTGACATGGCTATTTTCGATGATGACCTTTCGCCATCGCAAATGAGGAATATTGAAGATATTTTAAAATGCCGCGTTTTAGACAGAACTAATCTGATATTGGATATTTTTGCAAAAAGAGCAAAAACAGCTTATGCAAAAACTCAGGTTGAACTTGCACAATACCAGTATTTGCTTACTCGTCTGGCAGGAATGTGGACACATCTTTC
This sequence is a window from Bacteroidales bacterium. Protein-coding genes within it:
- the hflX gene encoding GTPase HflX codes for the protein MPKNLRTNQNTETAVLIGVISGKQNEQEVKDYLDELSFLTETAGGIPLKRFVQKLEHFEPRTFIGSGKLNEIKKFVNDNSVDMAIFDDDLSPSQMRNIEDILKCRVLDRTNLILDIFAKRAKTAYAKTQVELAQYQYLLTRLAGMWTHLSKQKGGIGLRGPGEKEIETDRRIIRDRITLLKEKLKAIDKQ